From the Pseudomonas baltica genome, one window contains:
- a CDS encoding RidA family protein: MTDIIRQQPNARLSRAVIHNNVVWLAGVAPADCSQDAAGQTRQVLARIDELLKDAGTDRSRLLSVQIWMGHMARDLEAMNSAWVEWLGDAGRPARATCQVAFDDPDLLVEIIVTAAVKAPD; this comes from the coding sequence ATGACCGATATCATCCGCCAGCAACCCAACGCCCGCCTCAGCCGCGCGGTCATTCACAACAACGTCGTTTGGCTGGCCGGCGTCGCCCCCGCCGACTGTAGTCAGGACGCCGCCGGTCAGACGCGCCAGGTGCTGGCGCGTATCGACGAATTATTGAAGGATGCCGGTACCGACCGCAGCCGCTTGCTGTCGGTGCAAATATGGATGGGGCACATGGCGCGCGACCTGGAGGCCATGAACAGCGCTTGGGTAGAATGGCTCGGCGATGCCGGCCGCCCCGCGCGCGCGACCTGCCAGGTGGCCTTCGACGATCCGGACTTGCTGGTGGAGATCATCGTGACAGCGGCGGTCAAGGCACCAGACTGA
- a CDS encoding carbohydrate porin: MPYGSRAAARPRPAFLAILSLCAATGCSLDVQAADAFAADSPWMTGDWGGLRTEWLNKGIDIQMGYLGESASNVHGGYKKHDRVTRYADQFNLGANIDLQKLMGWSDTAFSISLTNRNGDNINDKIADPRATGMSSTQQIQGRGSVTRLSELWLSKGWFDDRINIKAGRFAVSDEFAVEDCVFQSLAFCGSQPGNYVDSIYNSPISQWAARIRYRVADQVYAQIGAFNVNPSDLDNDNGFKLNGSGTSGTFVPVELIWTPKVSQLPGEYRLGYYHSSANGTDVYKDDNNRVAAITGDAYRSDSSRHGFWLIGKQQLTSVGGDTSRGLTLSASATFQDKATTAVDSYQKVALTYKGPFDARPTDTLGLGIARIHASSRFLRNAKTANDQSGASYDDAAYVPEQHTEYAAELNYGIQATKWLNIMPNVQFVKNPDGVRQVDNALVLGLQVQSQF, encoded by the coding sequence CGCTCGTCCGCGCCCCGCGTTTCTGGCAATTCTTTCATTGTGCGCCGCCACCGGTTGCTCGCTTGATGTCCAGGCGGCGGATGCATTCGCTGCCGACTCTCCATGGATGACCGGGGATTGGGGCGGATTGCGCACCGAGTGGCTGAACAAGGGTATCGATATCCAGATGGGCTACCTTGGCGAGTCTGCCTCCAATGTTCACGGAGGCTACAAGAAGCACGATAGGGTGACCCGCTACGCGGACCAGTTCAATCTGGGCGCGAATATCGATCTGCAAAAACTCATGGGGTGGAGCGACACGGCTTTCAGTATCTCGCTGACCAATCGTAACGGCGACAACATCAACGACAAGATTGCCGATCCCCGCGCCACGGGCATGAGTTCGACTCAGCAAATCCAAGGTCGCGGCAGTGTGACCCGGCTGAGCGAGCTGTGGTTGAGCAAAGGCTGGTTCGACGACCGTATCAACATCAAGGCGGGTCGGTTCGCGGTCAGTGACGAATTCGCGGTCGAGGATTGCGTGTTTCAAAGCCTGGCATTCTGCGGCTCCCAGCCGGGCAACTACGTCGACAGCATTTATAACTCGCCCATCAGCCAATGGGCGGCACGCATTCGTTATCGCGTGGCCGATCAGGTTTACGCACAAATCGGCGCATTCAACGTCAATCCGTCCGACCTCGATAACGACAATGGCTTCAAGCTCAACGGCTCCGGTACTTCCGGCACCTTCGTGCCTGTCGAGCTGATCTGGACGCCCAAGGTCAGCCAACTGCCTGGGGAATATCGCCTGGGTTATTACCACAGTTCCGCCAATGGCACCGACGTCTACAAGGACGACAACAACCGTGTGGCGGCCATCACCGGCGACGCGTATCGCAGCGATTCGAGCCGGCACGGTTTCTGGCTGATCGGCAAGCAGCAACTGACCTCAGTGGGCGGTGATACCTCCCGCGGCCTGACGTTGTCGGCGAGCGCCACGTTCCAGGACAAGGCCACCACTGCGGTAGACAGCTACCAAAAGGTCGCATTGACCTACAAAGGTCCGTTCGACGCGCGTCCGACGGATACTCTGGGGCTGGGTATCGCGCGCATTCACGCCAGTTCGCGGTTCTTGCGCAATGCCAAAACAGCCAATGACCAGAGCGGCGCCAGCTACGACGATGCAGCCTACGTGCCTGAGCAGCACACGGAATATGCGGCAGAGCTCAACTACGGGATTCAGGCGACCAAGTGGTTGAACATCATGCCGAACGTGCAGTTCGTCAAGAACCCGGATGGCGTGCGCCAAGTGGATAATGCGCTGGTCCTGGGACTGCAAGTGCAGTCGCAGTTCTAA